Proteins found in one Penaeus vannamei isolate JL-2024 chromosome 43, ASM4276789v1, whole genome shotgun sequence genomic segment:
- the Vps36 gene encoding vacuolar protein-sorting-associated protein 36: MNRWYWCDSSLTSGEAVRSTVNGIRLYDGDKKTSYDDGRLTLTNLRMLWRHENQSSSLGLHLGLVVLVEEESGGFTSSPKLVLHLALPSHTQPAGPVASSSYSHIKLSFRQGGCSSFHQVLQRALGDREWERINTQSLPPPSRGNQHMPGGRKIHTGILGIERDIQAKQEETSQNISRAFEDLKNLMALAKDMVSLSKNISNKIKEHSGDISADDTTQFRSYLLSLGIDDPVTRETYGSVTEYHKSLAREVTQALEDAVKEAGGMMLLSEVYCRINRARGLQLLSPEDVVHACQVMQLLGLSLNLHTFESGVQVLQTAGLDQEEVVRETAEVLSQHETDGVSAGDLARECGVPLLLAQERLFAAERCAKAVRDESSEGLRFFPNLFSQRA, encoded by the coding sequence atgaaTCGTTGGTATTGGTGCGACTCGAGCTTAACGTCTGGAGAAGCAGTTAGGTCAACCGTCAACGGGATCCGGTTGTATGACGGGGATAAGAAAACGAGCTATGACGATGGAAGGCTGACCTTGACCAACCTGCGTATGTTATGGAGGCATGAAAACCAGTCTTCTTCTTTGGGGCTCCACCTCGGCCTTGTGGTGCTTGTGGAGGAAGAGTCGGGCGGCTTTACTTCCAGTCCGAAGTTAGTACTCCATCTAGCTCTCCCTTCTCACACACAACCAGCTGGACCTGTGGCCTCTAGCAGTTACTCACACATCAAACTCTCATTTAGACAAGGAGGATGTTCGAGCTTTCATCAAGTGCTACAGAGGGCTCTTGGAGACCGGGAGTGGGAGAGAATAAATACTCAATCCTTGCCGCCACCAAGCCGAGGGAACCAGCACATGCCAGGGGGTAGGAAGATCCACACAGGCATCTTGGGCATAGAGCGCGATATCCAAGCAAAACAAGAGGAGACTAGTCAGAATATCAGCCGAGCTTTTGAGGACTTAAAGAATCTGATGGCACTAGCCAAGGACATGGTTTCACTTTCCAAAAATATTTCCAATAAGATCAAAGAGCATTCTGGGGATATATCGGCCGACGACACAACCCAGTTCAGATCTTACCTCCTAAGCCTCGGTATTGATGATCCAGTTACAAGAGAAACTTATGGATCTGTTACAGAATATCACAAGAGCCTTGCAAGGGAAGTGACGCAGGCATTAGAAGATGCTGTCAAGGAGGCTGGAGGAATGATGCTTCTCTCAGAAGTCTACTGTCGCATCAACCGAGCTAGGGGGCTCCAGCTGTTGTCGCCAGAAGATGTGGTGCATGCGTGCCAGGTGATGCAGCTCTTGGGACTGTCCCTTAATCTACATACATTCGAGTCAGGCGTGCAGGTACTTCAGACAGCTGGCTTAGATCAAGAAGAAGTTGTCAGGGAGACAGCTGAGGTCTTGAGCCAGCATGAGACAGATGGAGTTTCAGCTGGAGACCTGGCACGGGAATGTGGTGTTCCCTTACTTTTGGCTCAAGAGAGGCTCTTTGCGGCAGAGAGGTGTGCCAAAGCTGTGAGAGACGAATCAAGTGAAGGGCTTCGTTTTTTCCCCAATCTTTTTTCTCAGAGAGCATAA